AAAGTTATTATCCTAACAGTATTAACATAAAATCCCTTCTCTGTTAACTTTTCAGCAAGTGTAGCCACTGTTGCCTATGGACAGACAGTCAACATTGCTAAAATAGAACAGTCCGGTGCATTAATCTTCCGCTATGTGCGGGGTCTAGGAAAGAACCGgatcacaagggtctattgtacgtagtcttaccctgtatttctgcaagaggctattttcacggcttgaacccgCGACCTCCTAGTCACATGTCATTGCTAAAATAGGAAACTTCATAAAGATGCACGAGAATATTCTTAGAAGAATTCTTCTGCTTTACTTCTTAGTTCTTGTTAAACAGGATCAAGATTGGAGTGTAAAAGTTCATTGCACTATTAGTGCATGTAACTTAAATCTTTTCATATTGGCCTAACATCATGACAACTCTTACCCTAGTGACATACACAGACCAGAAGAGGCCTAAAATTTAGGACATTActgaacaaacaaaaaaaaaaatgtaataAAATAAACCTTAACATTTACTCATTTGATAATTGGAGACCCCTTCACCCCTGCCCCCCTCTGCCAAATGCAACAATGTTTTAAATATGTAAGCTAGCAGTACTATGTATTTATTCAAAGTGTCAACAGAAAGTACAGAAAAAATCATCACCAAATTGAATTTATAATAAATGTCCAAAGACTAAACATCAAATAAGAACATGCTGGGACCCTAAAGGTATGAAATATATACATACCCTACCATGATCATGACACATTTTTATAGTAGTAATCCCAACTGGCTCTCCTCTCTTTTGTATTCTCTATTCACAGGGAAAAATAACCATAATTTCAATCAAACTGGAGACAAATATCAACATCTCAATGTAGAGACTATTAATACCCTTCTTTCTATTCAGAAGACGTGTCTTCCCTCCTCGATTGCCTCTGGTGGTGTCGTTTGCTGTGATGGCGCTGGACGCCACCAAAGGTCACGGGGTCAAAGCCTCGGAGACGGTCAGCTTCCTTAGGATCAATTACACATTCAGATAGAGGTACATTGTATCGAGTCCGGTCATAGCAGTATGAATATTGCAAGTACTTCTTTCGGAAGCTCtccatttttcttctttgatCAGGGGATATACTAGTTGGAATGGATGCAGAATTAGGGGTTGTGTCACATTTTGGTGACAATTCAATTGGATCAACTGCACATCCATGAAGGATAAAGTCGGAAAACTTGGCGACATAAGGGGCATATTTGTAATTGACTTTGTATTTGCCCCCATTGGTAGCCCAACTAGAACCATCCCATATTGTAGCATACAAAGACATTGGCTTAGAAGGGAAGTCCCCACCCATTGCTTTTGTCCTCTTGATCTCTCTTATGGGGATATTATCTACATAAAAGCTGCAACAAAATGCACAAAACACACAAATCAAACAAAATATAATCAGTGTTTGGATTACCAAACTCCACTAATACATGTCAGTGTTAAAAAACTGGTAGTTTCATACCATAAGAGTGAACAGCAAGAGGGACTTCTAATAGTTAAGTACTCAAGCCAAGAACAAATCCAGGAAATGTTGCTCAAAGTTTTACTGAGTTATGtaccccccccccaccccccccccccacaacctCCCAGCCAAAAAGGGCAGAAAAGAGAGATTCCCTGCATTCTGAAACAGTGGACCAAAGGCAGAAGTAGAAATCATTTAAAAAGTCTTGCAGAAAGGAAGGTAAGAACTACAGTGACAAAAAGCAAGCCTGCCCGTGATATGGATAAGGATGAATTTTCAAGCTACACACTAATTCAAGTTCTGATTTTTCCTCTAATTGGTCCTTAATCTGAAAAAACACAAAAACAGAATCAATCAAAAGTGTTGTATAGATTAAGGTGGTGTGTGGTTGTTACGTTTGACTAGAAGGGTAATATAAGAGGAGAATACTAGTCACTGTAATAAGATGCATAAGGTTAGAGTTGAATTAAAGCCACTGGCTTTAGTACCACCACAAAAAGAAAATGGATAACACTGCATTAGCAACATGGCACATCTAATAGGAAGTATTTAAATCAAAATCACGAAAAACATCCTAGGTGAGGCCTAGTTGTCAACTAAACTAGAAAGGCTATAACGGTTTTAATCCCAATAGAGACAAAAAGAACACAAAAAATAAAGGGTAGTCCGGTGCACGAAATATTCcgcattcacgcagggtccggAGAAGGGCCGCACCTTCAAGGGGTGCGATGTAGGAAGCCTACCATGATGCAAGTATCAGTGGCTTATGCTATCCGAGACACTTGTTTTAGTGGTATACatttatattttttgaaaaaaattaattaaaagggGAGAGCTGTTTCTGGTGGAATTAGGTACTTACATGATCTGGCTCTCAGTCCACAAGATGCTATATTGATGAAAATCTTCAGAGGGATCAAACCAGAGTCCATATCTTTCTTCTCTGCCAACATTTGTGCTACCATTCCCATATATATTAGTTTGAATCCTCCATTTTTTTGCTCTTATATTTCCCAAGAACTCAAAGTCAATTTCATCATGGTTCTTCTCAAACATGTCGCCGTTAGACATCTGTCATCatttaaatagtaaaaaaaaattttaaaaaatgaaagtTGCAGGATAGTACTTTATGTAACACTGCAATCCAATTACTTATCAAAGCAATAACACTATACTGAAGTCTTTTAAAAACCAAAATGAGAATTTTGATTCATCAAATAATCAGATTCTGAAATTTACAGTTTCTGAAAGGTGGTGAAAATCAGTCTGAAGGGTAAAAAGAAGGAAATAAAGGGGATTAATCTAGGAGACCTTCCACTATACTTGTCTTCCTCTTTTTCCTTTTTGGTAATATGATGGTATGTTTACCCAACTTCAGGAAAAATGTAATTAAAAAACCAGAATCATCAAGAACCCATATGAGCATGCTTgccatattatttatttatttttaatgatTGCGGTGTCCAGGCCAACTTAGGACGTCTCAAAATTTTTATTAATATATTGTTGCCAAGTAACTCTGTCTAACAAAACTTGCACAAATAAAAGAAGACCTCATTGCACCCAAACCTTTCACCTATGAAATCCTAAACTAAATAATATCCGCTATATAAATAatcttttatatttatattagagTATAATTCTGACTATTTTCACTTGACCG
This region of Nicotiana tomentosiformis chromosome 4, ASM39032v3, whole genome shotgun sequence genomic DNA includes:
- the LOC104112991 gene encoding probable xyloglucan endotransglucosylase/hydrolase protein 27; the encoded protein is MVNFRLEIFILCSFLVLVCGSSKQLQTLPFDEGYSQLFGHDNLMVLEDGKSVHLSLDERTGAGFVSQDLYLHGYFSASIKLPADYTAGVVVAFYMSNGDMFEKNHDEIDFEFLGNIRAKKWRIQTNIYGNGSTNVGREERYGLWFDPSEDFHQYSILWTESQIIFYVDNIPIREIKRTKAMGGDFPSKPMSLYATIWDGSSWATNGGKYKVNYKYAPYVAKFSDFILHGCAVDPIELSPKCDTTPNSASIPTSISPDQRRKMESFRKKYLQYSYCYDRTRYNVPLSECVIDPKEADRLRGFDPVTFGGVQRHHSKRHHQRQSRREDTSSE